One Moorella sp. E308F DNA segment encodes these proteins:
- a CDS encoding ABC transporter ATP-binding protein yields MAAVKIDVQHINKAYTDSKGQRRPVLVDIQLQVQDGEFLCLLGPSGCGKSTLLSIMAGFERSDQGQVLIDGRPVTGPNPRYITIFQNYGLFPWRTVLGNVEYGLEVKGVPAPQRRATAMEYIRLVKLESFAYHHPHQLSGGMQQRVALARALAVDPDVIFMDEPFGALDAITRIQMQEELVRIWQEKQKTIVFVTHDIDEAVFLADRVVLFTAHPGRIKNIIPVDISRPRDRSRSDFADLRDQIFTAFQMKHKEELEYYI; encoded by the coding sequence TTGGCAGCAGTAAAGATCGATGTCCAGCATATAAACAAGGCCTACACCGACAGTAAGGGGCAACGCCGTCCGGTACTGGTTGACATCCAACTTCAGGTGCAGGACGGCGAATTTCTCTGCCTGCTGGGTCCCAGCGGATGCGGTAAAAGCACCCTGTTAAGCATCATGGCCGGGTTTGAACGGTCCGACCAGGGTCAGGTGCTGATTGACGGGCGGCCGGTAACCGGACCGAACCCTCGTTACATCACCATTTTTCAAAACTACGGCCTGTTTCCATGGCGCACGGTGCTGGGCAACGTGGAATACGGCCTGGAGGTAAAAGGGGTGCCCGCCCCCCAGCGGCGCGCCACAGCTATGGAGTATATTCGCCTGGTAAAACTGGAATCATTTGCTTACCACCACCCGCACCAGCTATCCGGGGGCATGCAGCAGCGGGTAGCCCTCGCTAGAGCATTAGCGGTAGACCCCGATGTTATTTTTATGGATGAACCGTTTGGCGCGCTGGATGCCATCACCCGCATCCAAATGCAAGAGGAATTGGTGCGTATCTGGCAGGAAAAACAAAAGACCATCGTCTTCGTCACCCACGATATTGACGAGGCGGTCTTCCTGGCGGACCGGGTAGTACTTTTTACCGCCCACCCGGGCCGGATTAAAAATATAATCCCTGTTGATATCAGCCGGCCCCGGGATCGCAGCCGCTCAGATTTTGCTGACCTGCGGGACCAGATCTTCACTGCCTTCCAGATGAAACACAAGGAAGAATTGGAATACTATATCTGA
- a CDS encoding DUF1540 domain-containing protein, with the protein MPRIKCSVDDCLYQEGSECKASSIQVRPTAMDHMITVSDDTACGTFVPRHTITMKK; encoded by the coding sequence GTGCCCCGTATCAAGTGCTCGGTAGACGATTGCCTTTACCAGGAAGGAAGCGAGTGCAAGGCCTCCAGTATCCAGGTTCGCCCGACAGCTATGGATCACATGATTACTGTATCCGACGATACGGCATGTGGAACTTTTGTCCCCCGACATACTATTACCATGAAAAAGTAA
- a CDS encoding FTR1 family iron permease, with translation MRRVLLTILVLLILILAWQRTGLAAIAWKKVAHDIEDVMQHSLNAYRQGDIEKAKGLVNDAYFDLFEKEGMERAILSNISGRRAAMLEDEFSNIKKMMTNQMPVAQVERAIGELVVMLREDAARLDGTEQNPFEIFLSSFLILIREGFEAILIIGAIIAYLIKSGNGHKVGTIYSSSVLAVLASLVTAIALQIVFRVSSASQEVLEGITMLLATVVLFSVSHWMVGKAGTKAWQRYIEDKVQDSLSSGSTLALGAAAFLAVYREGAETVLFYQALLSNTGSATGMIWLGFALGCVALVAVFLLVRYGSLKIPMKPFFLGTSLLLYYLAFVFAGDGVKELQEAGFVGVTPVPGVPAIDLLGIYPTWQTLFPQIILLAMAIGGVMYQRRNDRSFSARE, from the coding sequence ATGCGTCGAGTGTTGCTAACCATTCTGGTGTTACTGATACTTATCCTGGCCTGGCAACGCACGGGCCTGGCGGCAATAGCATGGAAAAAAGTTGCACACGATATAGAGGATGTGATGCAGCATTCCCTCAATGCCTACCGGCAGGGAGATATAGAGAAGGCCAAAGGACTGGTTAACGATGCGTACTTTGACTTATTTGAAAAGGAAGGCATGGAAAGGGCGATACTCTCCAACATTTCAGGTCGCCGGGCTGCCATGCTGGAAGATGAGTTTAGCAACATTAAAAAGATGATGACTAACCAGATGCCCGTTGCCCAGGTTGAACGGGCCATCGGGGAACTGGTTGTGATGCTGCGGGAAGATGCTGCCCGGCTGGACGGTACGGAACAAAACCCATTTGAGATATTCCTTTCATCCTTTCTTATTTTAATCCGCGAAGGCTTTGAAGCTATCCTGATCATCGGTGCCATAATCGCCTACCTGATCAAATCAGGTAACGGCCACAAAGTAGGTACTATCTACTCCAGCTCCGTCCTGGCTGTGCTGGCCAGTCTCGTGACGGCCATAGCCTTACAAATAGTCTTTCGAGTCAGCAGTGCCAGCCAGGAAGTCCTGGAAGGCATAACCATGCTGCTGGCAACAGTAGTCCTTTTCTCCGTCAGCCACTGGATGGTAGGGAAGGCCGGAACAAAAGCCTGGCAACGTTATATTGAAGATAAAGTTCAGGACTCTTTGAGCAGTGGCAGCACCCTGGCCCTGGGGGCCGCTGCTTTCCTGGCCGTCTACCGTGAAGGAGCGGAAACGGTTCTCTTCTACCAGGCCTTATTAAGTAACACCGGTAGCGCTACAGGTATGATTTGGCTGGGCTTTGCCCTGGGTTGTGTGGCCCTGGTCGCCGTCTTTCTGCTGGTCCGTTACGGGAGTTTAAAGATACCCATGAAGCCTTTCTTCCTGGGCACCAGCCTCCTGCTTTACTACCTGGCTTTTGTTTTTGCCGGCGATGGCGTTAAAGAACTGCAGGAAGCCGGATTTGTAGGCGTAACGCCTGTACCGGGCGTTCCAGCAATAGACCTCCTGGGGATTTACCCCACCTGGCAGACCCTTTTCCCACAAATAATTCTCCTGGCGATGGCAATAGGCGGGGTGATGTATCAACGGCGGAATGACCGAAGCTTCTCGGCAAGGGAATAA
- a CDS encoding rhodanese-like domain-containing protein, giving the protein MEPAKVMEILEQITSQRIYIEADELDELLQNGPCANMVILDIRNAEAFQAVRIRYSWNLPWDQIGVALKSIPQDKTLLLVCNTGQRASLIGSLLTLLGYRIAILHGGINEYIDLNGAFLERSPVRKLA; this is encoded by the coding sequence GTGGAACCAGCTAAAGTCATGGAAATCTTAGAACAAATTACTTCCCAACGGATTTATATTGAAGCTGATGAACTGGATGAACTTTTGCAGAACGGGCCGTGTGCAAATATGGTCATCTTGGATATCCGTAATGCTGAAGCCTTCCAAGCAGTAAGAATAAGATATTCCTGGAATCTACCCTGGGATCAAATTGGCGTTGCCCTGAAATCCATTCCTCAAGACAAGACTTTGCTACTTGTCTGTAATACCGGACAGAGAGCCTCACTGATAGGGTCTCTGCTAACCCTGTTAGGATATAGAATTGCTATTCTTCATGGTGGTATTAACGAGTATATCGATCTGAATGGAGCGTTTCTGGAGAGATCACCTGTTAGAAAACTGGCGTAG
- the lgt gene encoding prolipoprotein diacylglyceryl transferase gives MRRVLFSLGPLPINTFGFMIALGVLAAVFIILREARRKGLNEDKVLDFTLLALILGIIGARVGYVVIADPVYYWQNPWQFFHLQAGGLSIQGALVGGVLAGLIFCRRQRIPFWRLADIVAPGLALGIAIGRVGCDVFGRPMGSAWPWGVMVNGQLLHPAQVYEFILDYLLLFYLWRRRKKITYEGQLFIHFIILYAAIRGLVEFVRYNPLVLGPLSVAHVTSLVFIATAALAGMILKKRTRPPENSDAPVVDATAELRGLVAAIEDRLAVQLLVLVLLIGLSLTVFYSLGP, from the coding sequence ATGCGACGGGTACTTTTTTCTTTAGGTCCCTTGCCAATAAACACTTTCGGTTTTATGATCGCTCTGGGCGTCCTGGCAGCCGTCTTTATCATTTTACGGGAGGCCAGGCGGAAAGGATTAAACGAAGATAAGGTCCTTGATTTTACTTTATTGGCCCTTATTTTAGGTATTATCGGCGCCCGGGTCGGCTACGTAGTTATTGCCGATCCCGTCTATTACTGGCAAAATCCATGGCAATTCTTCCACCTCCAGGCTGGCGGTCTTTCCATCCAGGGAGCGCTGGTCGGGGGCGTATTAGCGGGCCTAATCTTTTGCCGACGCCAGCGCATACCCTTCTGGCGGTTGGCCGATATTGTTGCACCAGGACTGGCCCTGGGAATTGCTATTGGCAGGGTAGGTTGTGACGTTTTCGGCCGCCCAATGGGCAGCGCCTGGCCCTGGGGGGTTATGGTCAACGGGCAACTGCTCCACCCGGCCCAGGTCTATGAGTTTATCCTCGACTACCTCCTTCTCTTCTACCTGTGGCGGCGAAGGAAGAAAATTACCTATGAGGGCCAGCTCTTTATCCACTTTATTATCCTCTATGCTGCCATCAGGGGACTAGTAGAGTTTGTACGTTACAACCCGCTGGTGTTAGGCCCCCTGTCCGTAGCCCATGTGACCAGCCTGGTGTTTATTGCTACTGCCGCCCTGGCCGGTATGATCTTGAAGAAACGTACCAGACCGCCGGAAAACTCCGACGCTCCCGTGGTGGACGCCACAGCTGAACTCCGAGGCCTGGTAGCAGCTATAGAAGACCGGCTTGCGGTGCAACTTTTAGTCCTGGTTTTGCTGATTGGTCTGTCCCTCACAGTCTTTTATAGCCTGGGACCATAA
- a CDS encoding heavy metal translocating P-type ATPase, giving the protein MSNSEKIGPVKVSFAVHGMTCAACVAKVEKALKNMAGVVDARVNLVAGKATVEYFPDQVSVPQMAKTIQALGYEVPEEEVLLTVRGMSCAACVAKVEKAVKALPGVTSVVVNLPAESARVRFYPGAVDKGRIKKEINALGYEATEKLTGQAALDQEKEAREREIRFQRRNMWIAWPLATLVMLGMFRDVWIFPYFIPEWLGNVYVLWALTTPVTFIPGWQFFVHSWNGLKRGTTDMNLLYATGIGAAYIIATINTLWPEAGFGGRGATFFESAALLTAFIVLGRYLEAITRGRTSEAIRKLMSLQAKTARVIRDGREMEIAADEVEVGDVVVVRPGESIPVDGEVIEGYSAVDESMITGESIPVEKRPGSQVVGATINKTGSFKFRATRVGSETALAQIIKMVEEAQASKAPIQKLADFVAGHFIAGVHVLALIVFLFWFFIGYNAFFLPDSRFILSPYSLAEIGVFGFALLLSVTTLVISCPCALGLATPSAIMAGTGKGAENGILFKGADAVEACSKLNAIVFDKTGTLTKGEPSVTDVIAAPGFEKREVLRLAAMAEKPSEHPLGEAIVRGAGEEGLGLEEVQDFEAIPGHGVRATYQGQEILLGNRRLMQQHNINVGDLTAQMEKLEEQGKTAMLIAVNGKAAGIIAVADTLKENAKVAIERLHRMGIKVAMITGDNRRTAQAIARELGIKTVLAEVLPRDKAEEVKKLQAQGLKVAMVGDGINDAPALAQADVGIAIGSGTDVAKETGDIILIKDDIRDVVGALEIGRATMRKIKENLVWAFIYNISGIPIAAGLLYPFTGLIVSPELAAFFMAISSVSVTLNTLLLKRFQPSLRKDAAKAEHHRQLAHQMG; this is encoded by the coding sequence GTGTCTAACAGTGAAAAGATTGGCCCTGTCAAGGTAAGTTTCGCCGTCCATGGTATGACCTGTGCGGCCTGCGTGGCCAAAGTGGAAAAGGCTCTAAAAAATATGGCGGGTGTAGTGGACGCCCGTGTCAACCTGGTTGCCGGGAAGGCAACCGTGGAATATTTCCCGGACCAGGTCAGCGTGCCTCAGATGGCCAAGACCATCCAGGCCCTCGGCTATGAGGTACCGGAAGAGGAAGTCCTCCTGACAGTAAGGGGAATGAGTTGTGCCGCCTGTGTGGCCAAGGTGGAAAAAGCCGTTAAAGCCCTGCCCGGCGTAACTTCAGTAGTAGTGAACCTGCCAGCAGAATCGGCCAGAGTCCGGTTCTACCCCGGGGCCGTGGACAAGGGGCGCATTAAAAAGGAAATCAACGCCCTGGGGTATGAAGCTACGGAGAAGCTCACCGGCCAGGCCGCCCTGGACCAGGAGAAAGAGGCCCGGGAGAGGGAGATCCGGTTCCAGCGCCGCAATATGTGGATTGCCTGGCCCCTGGCAACCCTGGTGATGCTCGGTATGTTCCGCGATGTATGGATTTTCCCCTACTTTATACCAGAATGGCTGGGGAACGTGTATGTGCTGTGGGCTTTAACCACACCTGTCACTTTTATCCCCGGCTGGCAGTTTTTCGTTCACAGTTGGAACGGCCTTAAACGTGGAACTACGGATATGAACCTCCTCTATGCGACGGGTATTGGTGCGGCCTATATCATCGCCACCATCAATACCCTCTGGCCTGAGGCCGGTTTCGGGGGGCGCGGAGCCACTTTCTTCGAGTCTGCCGCATTGCTTACCGCCTTCATCGTCCTGGGCCGTTACCTGGAAGCTATTACCCGCGGCCGTACTTCCGAGGCCATCCGCAAGCTCATGAGCCTGCAGGCCAAAACCGCCCGGGTTATCCGGGACGGCCGGGAAATGGAGATTGCTGCCGATGAAGTCGAGGTAGGAGATGTTGTCGTGGTCCGTCCCGGTGAAAGCATCCCGGTGGACGGAGAAGTCATCGAAGGTTATTCGGCCGTGGACGAATCCATGATTACCGGCGAAAGTATTCCGGTAGAAAAACGTCCTGGTTCCCAGGTCGTGGGGGCGACTATCAACAAGACCGGTTCCTTCAAGTTCCGGGCCACCCGGGTCGGGAGCGAAACGGCCCTGGCCCAGATTATCAAGATGGTGGAGGAAGCCCAGGCTTCCAAAGCTCCCATTCAAAAACTGGCCGATTTTGTGGCCGGCCACTTTATCGCCGGTGTCCACGTGCTGGCCCTGATCGTGTTCCTGTTCTGGTTCTTTATTGGCTATAACGCCTTCTTCTTGCCCGATAGCCGCTTTATCCTCTCGCCCTATAGCCTGGCTGAAATCGGCGTCTTCGGTTTCGCCCTTCTGCTTTCGGTAACCACTCTGGTCATATCCTGCCCCTGTGCCTTAGGTCTTGCCACCCCCAGTGCGATTATGGCCGGTACAGGTAAGGGGGCTGAAAACGGCATCCTCTTTAAGGGAGCCGATGCTGTGGAGGCGTGCAGCAAGCTGAATGCCATTGTTTTTGATAAAACGGGGACCTTGACTAAAGGCGAGCCTTCGGTCACCGATGTGATCGCCGCCCCGGGTTTTGAGAAACGCGAGGTCCTGCGGCTGGCCGCCATGGCCGAAAAACCCTCCGAGCATCCCCTGGGCGAGGCCATTGTCCGCGGCGCCGGGGAGGAAGGCTTAGGATTAGAGGAAGTACAGGACTTTGAAGCCATTCCAGGCCATGGTGTCAGAGCCACTTACCAGGGTCAGGAAATCCTTTTAGGCAACCGCCGTTTGATGCAGCAGCATAACATCAATGTGGGCGATCTGACCGCGCAGATGGAAAAACTTGAAGAGCAGGGCAAAACCGCTATGCTGATAGCCGTAAACGGTAAAGCCGCCGGTATTATTGCCGTGGCCGATACCCTGAAGGAAAACGCGAAAGTCGCTATTGAACGGTTGCACAGGATGGGCATTAAGGTGGCCATGATTACCGGTGATAACCGACGTACGGCCCAGGCTATTGCCCGTGAGCTCGGTATCAAGACCGTCCTGGCCGAGGTCTTGCCCCGGGATAAAGCCGAGGAAGTAAAGAAACTCCAGGCCCAGGGTCTTAAAGTGGCCATGGTGGGTGACGGCATTAACGACGCTCCGGCCCTGGCCCAGGCTGACGTCGGGATTGCCATTGGCTCCGGAACCGATGTGGCCAAGGAAACAGGTGACATCATCCTCATCAAAGACGATATTCGCGATGTGGTGGGAGCCCTCGAAATCGGCCGCGCCACCATGCGCAAGATCAAGGAGAACCTGGTATGGGCTTTTATCTACAATATATCGGGTATTCCCATTGCAGCCGGCCTGCTGTACCCCTTTACCGGGCTGATTGTCAGCCCCGAACTGGCGGCGTTCTTCATGGCCATAAGTTCGGTTTCGGTTACACTAAATACACTCCTTTTAAAGCGCTTCCAGCCCTCCCTGCGGAAAGATGCCGCCAAAGCAGAACATCATAGGCAGCTGGCCCACCAAATGGGTTAA
- a CDS encoding decaprenyl-phosphate phosphoribosyltransferase, translated as MSLLETSGRAQAIMSRYFWRYLFLSLRPKQWTKNAFVFAPILFSRHLLDFPLLVRTIQVFVIFCLLSGGTYLVNDLVDRERDRRHPRKKHRPIAAGLLASLPAAAAAVIILAGSLTWAFTLSWQVGLISLTYALQTLAYSFYLKDMVLIDVFIVALGFVLRVTAGAAAIMVPVSAWLLIAVILLALFLALCKRRHELVLLDNATAHRRILAEYSLVLLDQLIATVTSATVVVYAIYTFIGAARPQLMYTVPLVLFGICRYLYLTYHRQGGGEPESLVLKDKPLAATILLWAASCFVILYWL; from the coding sequence ATGAGTTTACTGGAAACCTCCGGCAGGGCGCAAGCTATAATGAGCCGCTACTTCTGGCGTTATCTTTTTTTAAGCCTGCGTCCCAAACAGTGGACGAAAAATGCCTTTGTCTTTGCCCCCATCCTTTTTTCCCGCCACCTGCTGGATTTTCCCCTTCTGGTACGCACCATCCAGGTGTTTGTCATTTTTTGCCTCCTATCCGGAGGCACTTATCTGGTTAATGACCTGGTCGACCGGGAAAGGGACCGCCGCCATCCCCGCAAGAAGCACCGCCCCATTGCCGCCGGCCTGCTGGCTTCCCTACCGGCGGCTGCGGCAGCCGTCATCATCCTGGCCGGTAGCCTCACCTGGGCCTTCACTTTGAGCTGGCAGGTGGGCCTAATAAGCCTCACCTATGCCCTCCAGACCCTGGCCTATTCCTTTTATTTAAAGGATATGGTCCTCATTGATGTCTTCATCGTCGCCCTTGGTTTCGTCCTACGGGTGACGGCCGGCGCGGCGGCCATCATGGTACCGGTTTCGGCCTGGTTGCTCATTGCTGTTATCCTTCTGGCCCTTTTCCTGGCTTTATGTAAACGCCGCCATGAATTAGTCCTCCTGGACAACGCTACCGCCCACCGGCGAATCCTGGCTGAGTATTCCCTGGTACTCTTGGACCAGCTTATCGCCACAGTTACCTCGGCCACCGTTGTCGTCTATGCCATTTACACCTTTATCGGCGCTGCCCGGCCCCAGCTAATGTATACCGTACCCCTGGTTCTCTTTGGCATCTGCCGCTACCTGTACCTGACCTACCACCGCCAGGGCGGCGGCGAGCCGGAAAGCCTGGTCCTCAAAGATAAGCCCCTGGCAGCCACCATCCTCCTCTGGGCGGCCAGCTGCTTTGTCATCCTGTACTGGTTATAA
- a CDS encoding glycosyltransferase family 39 protein, with amino-acid sequence MNWMAFTSGNLIVLLTAFFLTRRRSLAPAEKFLAIFTLAAGQIVFTMLLAGTVLRLTTANLLVLNLILLAAAILMERLFPGPRYPYQFRLYACWRHNFWARLLLFLALLETIWLIFLGYLFPPYAWDSLYYHLTAVATWLKAGRIVLSPYTIWANVYPMNTELIFAWNMLLAGSDLLVDLTQLPFALAGGVAVYALGRATGLRQTNSAVAACLFFLTPIVLVQSKTCYVDVAFAGMFLVAFYFAYRYYHDPRRAYLLLAALAGGLTFGIKASAAPYVAVVFLFIIAGNRAARRAANQPYRQNLLLSLVIFAGALLVWGSFWYLRNWLAYGNPFFPFTFKVLGYTLWPGQGSVTDLVMVKNTPPELAGLPFWQQLLRSWQETSGPYTFDQRLGGFGPQWLYLEAPALLVTLILALVERQRRLLLILLPLTLLFSLQPSSWWTRYTIFIVAAGTLSLAYLEERLPRFWAQPLRAATLALVLISLAGSLTHGYFTPQVIARFLALPSEQRTFFQITPWGDELAWVDRVPPGSRIAFTETAFPYLLFGPRLENRVYRVIATSEADMLAQLQAWDSQYFLTTTTSLYYRWAQKNPQVLQPFFTCGDYVTFKVMK; translated from the coding sequence TTGAACTGGATGGCCTTTACTAGCGGCAATTTAATAGTTCTTCTCACGGCCTTTTTCTTGACCCGTCGCCGGAGTCTGGCCCCCGCTGAAAAGTTTCTGGCTATTTTTACCCTGGCTGCGGGGCAAATCGTATTCACCATGCTCCTGGCCGGTACCGTATTGCGCCTGACAACTGCCAACCTGCTGGTGTTAAATTTAATTCTGCTTGCCGCTGCAATCCTCATGGAGCGCCTCTTCCCTGGCCCCCGGTATCCTTACCAATTCCGGCTTTATGCCTGCTGGCGCCATAATTTCTGGGCCAGGCTTTTACTTTTCCTGGCCTTGCTGGAAACCATCTGGCTCATATTCCTGGGATACCTGTTTCCCCCCTATGCCTGGGACAGCCTCTATTATCACCTGACGGCAGTGGCCACCTGGCTAAAGGCCGGTCGGATTGTTTTAAGCCCCTATACCATCTGGGCCAACGTGTATCCCATGAATACCGAGCTTATCTTTGCCTGGAACATGCTGCTTGCCGGCAGCGACCTTCTGGTTGACCTGACCCAGCTGCCCTTTGCCCTGGCCGGAGGAGTGGCCGTCTATGCCCTGGGGCGCGCAACCGGTTTGCGACAGACCAACAGCGCCGTAGCAGCCTGCCTTTTTTTCCTGACGCCCATTGTCCTGGTCCAGAGCAAGACCTGCTATGTGGATGTCGCCTTTGCGGGCATGTTCTTGGTGGCCTTTTACTTTGCTTACCGCTATTACCATGACCCGCGGCGCGCCTATTTACTCCTGGCCGCCCTGGCCGGCGGCCTGACTTTCGGGATAAAGGCTTCCGCCGCTCCCTATGTGGCGGTAGTTTTTCTCTTTATCATCGCGGGCAACCGGGCGGCCAGGCGGGCAGCCAACCAGCCTTACAGGCAAAACCTGCTCCTTTCCCTGGTTATCTTTGCCGGAGCCCTGCTCGTGTGGGGCAGTTTCTGGTACCTGCGTAACTGGCTGGCGTACGGCAACCCCTTTTTCCCCTTTACGTTTAAAGTGCTGGGGTATACCCTCTGGCCAGGCCAGGGCAGCGTAACCGACCTGGTTATGGTCAAAAATACGCCTCCGGAACTGGCAGGCCTGCCTTTCTGGCAGCAGTTATTGCGTTCCTGGCAGGAAACCAGTGGTCCCTACACCTTTGACCAGCGCCTGGGAGGCTTCGGCCCTCAGTGGCTCTACCTGGAAGCGCCGGCCCTGCTTGTGACCCTTATCCTGGCGCTGGTCGAGAGGCAGCGGCGCCTCCTGCTCATCCTCCTGCCTCTGACCCTGCTGTTCTCGCTCCAGCCGTCCAGCTGGTGGACACGTTATACCATCTTCATTGTCGCCGCCGGGACTTTGAGCCTGGCTTACCTGGAGGAGAGGTTGCCCCGTTTTTGGGCGCAGCCCTTGCGGGCCGCTACCCTGGCCCTGGTTCTCATCTCCCTGGCCGGCAGCTTAACCCACGGTTATTTCACCCCCCAGGTAATAGCCCGCTTCCTGGCCCTGCCCTCGGAGCAACGTACCTTTTTCCAGATCACACCCTGGGGTGATGAGTTGGCCTGGGTTGATCGGGTGCCTCCTGGTTCGCGCATCGCTTTTACGGAAACAGCCTTCCCCTACCTGCTGTTTGGCCCCCGCCTGGAAAACCGGGTCTACCGCGTCATTGCTACTTCGGAAGCGGACATGCTGGCCCAACTGCAAGCCTGGGACAGCCAGTATTTCTTAACAACAACTACCTCCCTTTATTACCGCTGGGCGCAAAAAAATCCGCAGGTCTTACAGCCCTTTTTTACCTGCGGTGATTATGTAACCTTTAAGGTGATGAAGTAG
- the argF gene encoding ornithine carbamoyltransferase, whose amino-acid sequence MQTDLRGRHLITLQEWTKEEIDTVLDIAFDLKRRKALGEKHRLLEDKTFYMLFFENSTRTRNAFETGMTQLGGHAIFLTPSATQIGHGETAKDTVEVLSRFGDGLGVRYCTYKQGNAYIRELAKYSRIPVINMQCDLYHPTQALADIMTIQEKFGKNTRGLNFTISWTYAPNYIRPLSMPQSLILLMSRFGMNVTLAHPPEFHLLPEIVEQAKKNAEENGVKFNIVHDMDEACKDAHIIYAKSWGPIAYTGSREEGLDLIEKYNTWVMDGRRMKLGHKDAIYMHCMPADRGVEVTEEVMDGPQSVIYDEAENRLHTIKALLAATMR is encoded by the coding sequence ATGCAGACCGATTTACGCGGGAGACACCTGATTACCCTGCAGGAGTGGACCAAAGAAGAAATCGATACGGTGCTGGATATTGCCTTTGATCTAAAAAGGCGTAAAGCCTTAGGAGAAAAACACCGCCTTCTCGAGGATAAAACCTTTTATATGCTTTTTTTTGAAAACTCCACCCGTACCCGTAACGCCTTCGAAACCGGTATGACCCAACTGGGCGGGCATGCCATTTTCTTGACTCCCTCGGCAACCCAGATTGGCCATGGCGAGACGGCCAAGGATACGGTAGAAGTCTTAAGCCGCTTTGGTGATGGTCTGGGCGTACGTTACTGCACTTACAAACAAGGAAACGCCTATATCCGGGAGCTGGCCAAATATTCCCGCATCCCCGTTATCAACATGCAGTGCGATTTATACCATCCCACCCAGGCCCTGGCTGATATCATGACCATCCAGGAGAAGTTCGGTAAAAACACGCGAGGCCTCAATTTCACCATTAGCTGGACTTACGCACCTAATTATATCCGGCCCCTGTCCATGCCCCAATCCCTTATCCTCCTGATGAGCCGTTTTGGCATGAATGTCACCCTGGCCCATCCGCCCGAGTTCCATTTATTACCTGAAATTGTAGAACAGGCGAAGAAAAATGCGGAAGAAAACGGCGTCAAATTTAATATTGTCCATGACATGGACGAAGCCTGTAAAGATGCCCATATTATTTATGCCAAGAGCTGGGGCCCCATTGCCTATACCGGCAGCAGGGAGGAAGGCCTGGATCTGATTGAAAAATACAATACCTGGGTAATGGATGGCCGCCGCATGAAGCTCGGCCATAAGGATGCTATTTACATGCATTGTATGCCGGCCGACCGGGGCGTTGAAGTGACGGAAGAAGTTATGGACGGCCCGCAATCGGTAATCTACGATGAAGCCGAAAACCGTCTGCACACCATCAAGGCCCTCCTGGCGGCAACGATGAGGTAA